A portion of the Canis lupus baileyi chromosome 6, mCanLup2.hap1, whole genome shotgun sequence genome contains these proteins:
- the G0S2 gene encoding G0/G1 switch protein 2, which yields MESVQELIPLAQELVARRPGRKLVKLYVLGSVLAFLGVVIGLVGTVCGPFTAAGRRRDEEALVAELRAVQPRLQGGKPRGAVPCGRALSYRPPAS from the coding sequence ATGGAATCGGTGCAGGAGCTGATCCCGCTGGCCCAGGAGCTGGTGGCCCGGAGGCCGGGTCGGAAGCTGGTGAAGCTGTACGTGCTGGGCAGCGTGCTGGCCTTCCTGGGCGTGGTGATCGGCCTGGTGGGGACCGTGTGCGGCCCGTTCACGGCCGCCGGCCGCCGGCGGGACGAGGAGGCGTTGGTGGCGGAGCTGCGGGCAGTGCAGCCCCGGCTGCAGGGAGGCAAGCCGCGGGGGGCCGTGCCCTGCGGCCGCGCGCTCTCCTACCGGCCCCCCGCCTCCTAG